The following proteins are co-located in the Castanea sativa cultivar Marrone di Chiusa Pesio chromosome 8, ASM4071231v1 genome:
- the LOC142607891 gene encoding protein NRT1/ PTR FAMILY 2.6-like, which produces MEGRVAQISSSGSKRGGWITFPFIIGATAGFTLGGVGWISNLIVYLIQVFNVKNINAAQIYNISNGCTNLFPVIGAIVADSFFGTFSVAAVSACISLLGIALLTLTSALDSLKPQPCDNGSSLCTPPSKLQYAILYTSLALACIGSGGTRFTIATMGANQFNNPKAQGIFFNWFFFTFYIGSVVSGTAIVYIQGNVSWKWGFGLCAIANFIGLAFLLLGNRFYFHDKPQGSPFTGIVRVIVATIQKWKVQLSSRIEDYYYGHDGITEIAPTAPPKKSFRFLNRAALKTDGDVGSDGLIAKPWKICTVQQVEDLKTLFRIFPLWSSSIFLGTPIGVQASLTVIQALTMDRHLGPHFQIPAGSILVISLISTATFLTIIDRFLSPMWKRLTRRSPTPLQQIGLGHVLNILSMATSALVESKRLKIARAHHLQGQPGAIVPMLALWLIPQLVLVGIGEAFHFPGQVALYYQEFPTSLKSTSTAMIALIIGISFYMSTVLIDLVQRITGWLPNNINNGRLDNMYWLLVVGGVVNFGYYLVCASLYKYQNVEKGEESNSGTNN; this is translated from the exons ATGGAAGGTAGAGTAGCCCAAATATCCAGCTCCGGTAGCAAACGTGGTGGTTGGATCACCTTCCCCTTCATcattg GGGCGACGGCGGGATTCACACTTGGAGGCGTAGGATGGATATCAAATCTGATCGTATATCTGATTCAGGTGTTCAATGTGAAAAACATAAACGCAGCTCAGATTTATAACATATCGAATGGTTGCACCAATTTGTTTCCTGTCATTGGAGCAATTGTTGCTGACTCTTTCTTTGGTACTTTCTCTGTTGCCGCAGTTTCTGCCTGTATCTCTTTGCTG GGTATAGCTCTCTTAACCTTGACTTCAGCACTTGATTCTTTGAAACCTCAGCCATGTGATAATGGATCAAGCTTATGCACACCACCCTCAAAACTCCAATATGCGATCCTATACACAAGTTTAGCCCTAGCGTGTATTGGATCTGGAGGTACACGGTTTACCATAGCAACTATGGGAGCAAATCAATTTAATAATCCCAAGGCTcaagggattttttttaattggtttttcTTCACTTTCTATATTGGCTCTGTGGTAAGCGGCACGGCAATTGTCTACATTCAAGGTAACGTAAGTTGGAAATGGGGATTTGGCCTATGTGCGATTGCTAACTTCATTGGCTTGGCCTTTCTCTTATTGGGAAACCGTTTCTACTTTCATGATAAGCCACAAGGGAGCCCATTCACAGGCATAGTTCGTGTTATTGTTGCGACTATTCAAAAATGGAAGGTGCAGCTCTCATCCAGAATCGAGGATTACTACTACGGACATGATGGAATCACAGAAATAGCTCCAACTGCACCACCCAAAAAGAGCTTCAG GTTCCTTAATCGTGCCGCACTTAAAACAGATGGAGATGTTGGATCGGATGGTTTAATTGCAAAACCTTGGAAAATATGCACAGTACAACAAGTAGAAGATCTCAAAACCCTTTTTAGGATTTTCCCATTATGGTCAtcaagtatatttttaggtACCCCAATAGGAGTCCAAGCCAGCTTGACAGTAATCCAAGCTTTAACCATGGACCGACACCTTGGGCCTCATTTCCAAATTCCTGCTGGGTCTATCCTAGTCATAAGCCTAATCTCCACAGCCACTTTTCTTACAATCATTGATCGATTCCTATCTCCAATGTGGAAAAGGCTGACTCGTAGGTCTCCTACGCCCCTCCAACAGATAGGACTAGGACATGTGCTAAACATTCTAAGTATGGCTACTTCGGCACTAGTGGAATCGAAGCGGCTCAAAATAGCCCGAGCCCACCATCTCCAAGGCCAGCCTGGGGCCATAGTGCCCATGTTGGCCTTGTGGCTAATTCCACAACTAGTTTTGGTTGGCATTGGAGAAGCATTTCATTTCCCAGGACAAGTTGCATTATATTATCAAGAATTTCCTACTTCACTTAAAAGTACATCAACTGCGATGATTGCATTGATTATAgggatttctttttatatgagcACGGTTTTGATTGATCTTGTCCAAAGGATCACTGGATGGTTACCAAACAATATAAATAATGGGAGGTTAGATAATATGTATTGGTTGTTAGTTGTGGGAGGAGTGGTCAACTTTGGTTATTACTTGGTGTGTGCTTCCTTGTACAAGTATCAAAATGTTGAAAAGGGAGAAGAGAGCAATTCTGGCACTAATAATTGA